The proteins below come from a single bacterium genomic window:
- a CDS encoding lysophospholipid acyltransferase family protein, protein MKLIDIRGALDPRGTNRVRAILGSRLESILAVSRLNDIYTGLDLSAPERSFFRSSLEFMGVDYDISPEDLEKIPAAGPLLVVANHPFGGIEGLVLGDILTRRRQDTKLLGNYLLQRIPELGPYIIPVDPFGGSEAARSNIRGLKASIRHLISGGVLGAFPAGEVAHLALSRRQSGERVWSQHIGALVRHSQATVTPVYFPGRNSALFNLLGLLDPRLRTAMLPRELVNKRNRRLSVLVGRPIPWSRLEQFESDRELADYLRLSTLILGNRVPARPKRVHGFRFARTERPVATARPAEAIAAELAALPSDSFLAEDSEFAVYAVQREQAPALIEELGRLREITFRQIGEGTGKSSDLDRFDNHYIHLVLWHKAAAEVAGAYRLGLADRLIARQGRAGLYSGTLFRFGPEFLSRLDNAIELGRSFIRREYQRHPSSLALLWRGIGELVCREPWRCVLFGPVSISRDYHAVSRRLIVQFLSRNRLDPDLSRLVRPRKPFRIAAGALEGGSLRDIEDVSMLVSELEADGKGVPVLIKHYLRLNASLLSFNVDRKFSDVVDGLIRVDLRTTDPRILSRFMGRHGFARFAEHHGLERTRREV, encoded by the coding sequence GTGAAACTGATCGATATCCGCGGCGCCCTGGACCCGCGCGGCACCAACCGCGTGCGTGCCATCCTCGGCTCTCGTCTGGAGTCCATTCTGGCCGTCTCCCGGCTCAACGACATCTACACCGGCCTCGACCTGAGCGCGCCGGAGCGCAGCTTTTTCCGCAGCAGCCTGGAGTTCATGGGCGTGGATTACGACATCTCGCCCGAGGACCTGGAAAAAATCCCGGCTGCCGGCCCCCTGCTGGTGGTGGCCAACCACCCGTTCGGTGGGATCGAGGGCCTGGTGCTGGGCGACATTCTCACCCGTCGACGCCAGGACACCAAACTCCTGGGCAATTACCTTCTGCAGCGCATCCCGGAGCTGGGGCCCTACATCATCCCGGTGGACCCGTTCGGCGGGAGCGAGGCGGCGCGCAGCAACATCCGCGGGCTCAAGGCCTCGATCCGTCACCTGATCTCGGGCGGCGTGCTGGGGGCTTTCCCGGCCGGTGAGGTGGCCCACCTGGCCCTGAGCCGCCGTCAGAGCGGCGAGCGGGTCTGGAGCCAGCATATCGGCGCTCTGGTGCGGCATAGCCAGGCCACGGTGACGCCGGTCTATTTCCCGGGACGGAACAGCGCCCTGTTCAATCTTCTTGGCCTGCTGGACCCACGCCTTCGCACCGCGATGCTGCCGCGCGAATTGGTCAACAAGCGCAACCGCCGCCTGAGCGTGCTGGTGGGCCGTCCCATTCCCTGGAGCCGCCTGGAGCAGTTCGAGAGCGACCGTGAGCTGGCCGATTACCTGCGCCTGAGCACCCTGATCCTGGGCAACCGCGTACCGGCCCGGCCCAAGCGCGTGCACGGGTTCCGTTTCGCCCGCACCGAGCGTCCGGTGGCCACGGCCCGTCCCGCCGAGGCCATCGCCGCCGAGCTGGCCGCCCTTCCGTCCGACTCTTTCCTGGCCGAGGACAGTGAGTTCGCGGTCTACGCGGTTCAGCGGGAGCAGGCCCCGGCGCTGATCGAGGAACTGGGCCGTCTGCGCGAGATCACTTTCCGCCAGATCGGCGAGGGCACCGGCAAAAGTTCCGACCTGGACCGTTTCGACAATCACTACATCCACCTGGTGCTCTGGCACAAGGCTGCCGCCGAGGTGGCCGGGGCCTACCGCCTGGGCCTGGCCGACCGCCTGATCGCCAGACAGGGCCGCGCCGGGCTGTACAGCGGCACCCTGTTCCGTTTCGGACCCGAGTTCCTGTCGCGCCTGGACAATGCCATTGAGCTGGGCCGCTCGTTCATCCGGCGCGAGTACCAGCGCCACCCCTCCAGCCTGGCCCTTCTGTGGCGCGGAATCGGCGAGCTTGTCTGCCGCGAGCCCTGGCGCTGCGTGCTGTTCGGCCCGGTCAGTATCAGCCGCGACTACCATGCAGTGTCGCGCCGGCTGATCGTGCAGTTCCTGAGCCGTAACCGTCTGGACCCCGATCTGTCGCGCCTGGTGCGGCCGCGCAAGCCGTTCCGCATCGCGGCCGGGGCCCTGGAGGGCGGCAGCCTGCGGGACATCGAGGATGTCTCCATGCTGGTCTCGGAGCTTGAGGCGGACGGCAAGGGTGTGCCGGTGCTGATAAAGCACTACCTGCGGCTGAACGCCTCACTGCTCAGTTTCAACGTGGATCGCAAGTTCTCGGACGTGGTGGACGGGTTGATCCGGGTGGACCTGCGCACCACCGACCCGCGTATCCTGTCGCGGTTCATGGGGCGGCACGGTTTCGCCCGCTTCGCCGAGCACCACGGGCTGGAGCGGACGCGGCGCGAGGTCTGA
- a CDS encoding DUF3800 domain-containing protein, with protein sequence MNDIIWFSILANISGIDTIMNSAAKYRMYIDEVGNPDLGSSSNPIHRFLSLTGVIFKLDHIDDVVFPEMESLKKRFFGQHPDDPVILHRKDIVNKRDVFSVLSDPETEKQFNSELLNCLRRWDFKVITICIDKKAHKETYSTWIYHPYHYCLEVMLERYIFFLRSTGATGDVLAESRGGKEDKKLKEAFNNLYNKGTHYLEKGYLTQHLTSSQLKVKQKSNNIAGLQLVDLLAHPSWCEILSEQNLFERELGVFSRQIVAILQNKYYQSNGRIAGSGKKFIG encoded by the coding sequence ATGAACGACATAATTTGGTTCTCTATATTAGCAAACATCAGTGGAATTGATACCATCATGAATTCAGCAGCCAAATACAGAATGTATATCGATGAAGTCGGCAATCCAGACCTGGGAAGCTCCTCAAATCCCATTCATAGATTCTTAAGTTTGACTGGTGTCATTTTCAAATTAGACCACATTGATGATGTCGTATTTCCAGAAATGGAGTCCCTAAAGAAAAGATTCTTCGGACAGCACCCTGATGATCCAGTGATCTTGCATCGCAAAGACATTGTAAACAAACGAGATGTATTCTCAGTGCTTTCTGATCCAGAAACGGAAAAGCAATTCAATTCCGAACTACTTAATTGCTTGAGAAGGTGGGATTTCAAAGTTATAACCATATGCATAGATAAGAAAGCACATAAAGAAACATATTCCACTTGGATATATCATCCTTACCACTATTGTTTGGAAGTTATGCTTGAAAGATATATTTTCTTTCTAAGAAGTACAGGAGCTACTGGGGATGTTCTTGCAGAATCCAGAGGAGGAAAAGAGGACAAGAAATTAAAAGAAGCCTTTAACAATCTCTACAACAAAGGAACTCATTACCTTGAAAAAGGTTATCTTACACAACACCTCACAAGCTCACAATTAAAAGTCAAGCAGAAAAGCAATAACATCGCAGGTCTTCAATTAGTTGATCTTCTTGCCCACCCGAGCTGGTGTGAAATTTTGTCTGAGCAAAATTTATTTGAGAGAGAGCTCGGAGTATTTTCAAGACAGATAGTAGCGATATTGCAGAATAAATATTATCAATCAAACGGCAGGATAGCTGGTTCTGGGAAAAAATTTATAGGATAA
- the pyk gene encoding pyruvate kinase, which translates to MTAPLRTGIMCTLGPSCASQPILEAMIESGMRGVRVNFSHLTPGECERLLVPLRQAEKASGQRVRLLADLQGPRPRTATAPEGGVRLEAGRETVLCAGEAPLGAGRITLDCPELVRALVPGARVLLNDGAVELEVLEPGVEARCRIVRGGALEGRKGVNAPGLDLRLPALSAKDRADLDCLAALGFDSLALSFVRDAGSVREVRDYLAARGASLRLIAKVERAEALDNLEGILEAADGVLVARGDLGAEIGLERVPAAQKHVLRRAAALGLESITSTQMLESMCVNPVPTRAEVSDIYNAVLDGTGWLLFTGETARGRYPVEVVRVAAAVTKEAEKAYI; encoded by the coding sequence ATGACCGCACCGCTGCGCACCGGAATAATGTGCACCCTGGGACCGTCCTGCGCCTCCCAGCCCATTCTTGAGGCCATGATCGAGTCCGGAATGCGCGGGGTGCGGGTCAATTTCTCCCATCTTACCCCCGGCGAATGCGAACGCCTGCTCGTTCCCCTCAGACAAGCCGAGAAAGCCAGCGGACAGCGAGTCCGCCTGCTGGCCGACCTTCAGGGGCCACGACCACGCACGGCCACGGCCCCGGAGGGCGGCGTGCGGCTGGAGGCAGGACGGGAAACTGTCCTCTGCGCGGGCGAAGCGCCGCTCGGCGCCGGACGGATAACGCTCGACTGTCCGGAGCTGGTCCGGGCGCTCGTGCCTGGCGCACGGGTGCTGCTGAACGACGGGGCGGTGGAGCTGGAAGTACTGGAACCGGGCGTGGAGGCGCGCTGCCGGATTGTCCGCGGCGGGGCGCTGGAGGGGCGCAAGGGGGTGAACGCCCCGGGGCTCGACCTCAGGCTCCCTGCCTTGAGCGCCAAGGATCGCGCCGACCTGGACTGCCTGGCCGCCCTCGGGTTCGACAGCCTGGCGCTTTCGTTCGTGCGGGATGCCGGCTCGGTGCGGGAGGTACGGGATTACCTGGCCGCACGCGGAGCAAGTCTGCGCCTGATCGCCAAGGTCGAGCGCGCCGAGGCCTTAGACAACCTGGAGGGGATACTGGAAGCAGCCGACGGTGTCCTGGTGGCGCGAGGCGACCTGGGGGCCGAGATCGGTCTGGAGCGGGTGCCCGCGGCCCAGAAACACGTGCTGCGCCGGGCCGCCGCCCTGGGCTTGGAGTCGATCACCTCGACCCAGATGCTCGAATCGATGTGCGTTAACCCTGTGCCCACCCGGGCCGAGGTGAGCGATATCTACAACGCGGTGCTGGACGGCACGGGCTGGCTGCTGTTCACCGGCGAGACCGCCCGCGGCCGCTATCCAGTCGAGGTGGTGCGGGTTGCCGCCGCGGTGACAAAGGAAGCGGAGAAAGCTTATATTTAG
- a CDS encoding ATP-dependent 6-phosphofructokinase, with translation MAIDFQPERKDLEVLSLGAPQLDSPLGLSTRPDDGLPDYKSDDRRIPLDVYLPRKNGPGEPASFECAGPRRRIYFDPQSTRAAIVTCGGLCPGINNVIQSIFLELYHGYGVRRVLGVRYGYAGFDMASAQTPLELTPQRVEGVQRNGGSFLGSSRGAVDPALIVEACRRWKVNLLFTIGGDGTLKGAHGVAEEALRQGYELSVIGVPKTIDNDILFVYKTFGFDTAVQAARQVLLGAHNEAEGAPNGVGLVKLMGRDSGFIACHATLASMVVNFCLIPECPFSLEGPGGLFELLEERLVRRNHAVIVAAEGAGLDLVDSGEIMRDKSGNIAYSQMSRDVGTFLRDRIKAHFAGCGHEVNLKYIDPSYVVRSVPADAGDALFCNDLGRAAVHAAMAGKTDMVVGLWHNVMTHVPLSQVTHGKKKVALESSLWNSVLSATGQPGRIGAAAG, from the coding sequence ATGGCAATAGATTTCCAGCCGGAGAGGAAAGACCTGGAGGTGCTGAGCCTGGGCGCTCCGCAGCTCGATTCACCGCTCGGGCTCTCGACCCGTCCGGATGACGGGCTGCCGGACTACAAGTCGGATGACCGGCGTATCCCGTTGGATGTCTACCTGCCCCGGAAGAACGGCCCCGGGGAACCGGCCTCTTTCGAGTGCGCCGGGCCGCGGCGGCGTATCTATTTCGACCCGCAGAGCACCCGGGCGGCCATTGTCACCTGCGGCGGACTCTGCCCGGGGATCAACAACGTCATCCAGTCCATTTTCCTGGAGCTGTACCACGGCTACGGGGTGCGACGGGTGCTGGGGGTGCGTTACGGCTACGCCGGGTTCGACATGGCCTCGGCCCAGACCCCGCTGGAGCTCACCCCCCAGCGGGTGGAGGGCGTTCAGCGCAACGGCGGCTCGTTCCTCGGCTCCTCGCGCGGCGCGGTCGACCCGGCGCTGATCGTGGAGGCCTGCCGCCGCTGGAAAGTGAACCTCCTGTTCACGATCGGCGGGGACGGCACCCTGAAAGGGGCGCACGGCGTGGCCGAGGAGGCCCTGCGCCAGGGCTACGAGCTGTCCGTGATCGGCGTGCCAAAGACCATCGACAACGATATCCTTTTCGTCTACAAGACTTTCGGGTTCGACACCGCGGTCCAGGCCGCGCGGCAGGTACTCCTGGGCGCGCACAACGAGGCCGAGGGAGCGCCCAACGGCGTGGGCCTGGTCAAGCTGATGGGACGCGACAGCGGGTTCATCGCCTGCCACGCCACGCTGGCCAGCATGGTGGTCAATTTCTGCCTGATCCCCGAGTGCCCGTTCAGCCTGGAGGGACCGGGCGGCCTGTTCGAGCTGCTGGAGGAACGCCTGGTGCGGCGCAACCACGCCGTAATCGTGGCCGCCGAGGGCGCGGGACTCGACCTGGTCGACAGCGGCGAGATCATGCGCGACAAGAGCGGCAACATCGCCTACAGCCAGATGTCCCGGGATGTGGGCACGTTCCTGCGCGACAGGATCAAGGCGCATTTCGCCGGGTGCGGCCACGAGGTGAACCTCAAGTACATCGACCCGAGTTACGTGGTGCGCTCCGTGCCGGCGGATGCCGGGGACGCTCTGTTCTGCAACGACCTGGGCCGCGCCGCGGTGCACGCCGCCATGGCCGGCAAGACCGACATGGTGGTCGGCCTGTGGCACAATGTGATGACCCACGTGCCATTAAGCCAGGTCACCCACGGCAAGAAAAAGGTGGCCCTGGAGAGCAGCCTCTGGAACAGCGTGCTCTCGGCCACCGGGCAGCCGGGCCGGATCGGCGCGGCTGCCGGATGA